The Naumannella cuiyingiana DNA window TGGGAATGCCGAAGTTCCACTCCACCTGGACCTGGCCGAAGCCGGTCGACGACGCCGACGTCGTCTTGGTGATGTCGGCGACGCCGCGTACCGCGTCCTCGATCGGCTTCGTCACGTCACGCTCGACCACCTGTGGCGAGGCGCCGGGGTAGGAGGCGGTGATGTAGGCGAAGGGGTAGTCGGTCTGCGGGATCAGCTCCTGCTTCAGCGAACGGGTGGCGAACAGGCCGAGGCCCACGATGGTCAGGCACAACAACACGATCACCGCGCGGTTGCCGAGGCTGAGGCGGGTCAGATGACTCACGAGATTCCTAGTTTCTGGTCGAGGAGTTGTCGATCACGGTGTGCCGATCAGCGCCGGTCGGCCGGGTTCGAGTCTGGTTGCTCGGGGTCAGAGTCCGCATCCGTCTTTCGACCGATGCCGGGCTCGGGGTTGTCACCCATGGCGGTGATCAGGGCGAGCAGCCGTTCGTCGGTGAACATCCCGCGGACGAGAACCTCGACCGACGCGCGGCCGAGCCGATGCTGCAGGGCCGCGTCGCGGGGATCGCGGTAGCCGAGGTAGCTCGCCAGTTGGCCGCCGAGGAGCGGGGCCGCGAGCGAGTACGCCACCAGCATGGCAGTACGCGCCCGCGAATCGTCGCTCGGGCGGACGGTGCCGGCCCGCTCGCCGGCGGCGAGCATCCCCTCGGTCAACTCCACCATCCGAGCGAACAGTGCGTCGGCCCCCGCGCCGCCCTCGCCGATCATCCGGACCAGATAGGCCCGCAACGGCTCGGCCTCGGCCTGGAGATCGCGCAGTGCTGCGGGATCGGGCAGGTCGACGCCCTCGAGGATCGGTGCCTTGGCCCGGATGGCTTCGGCGACCAGCTCGTCGCAGGCCGCGCGCAGACGCTCCTTGCCGCCGAAATGGTGGATCACCAGTCCGGGGGAGACGTCCGCCCGCTCCGCGATGGCCCGCACGGTCGTGCCGGCGTACCCGCGCTCACCGAACAGCTCGACCGCGGCGCGGCGGATGCGTTCGGGGGCGTCGGGCGGCATGAGCGCTACGTTAAACGCTTGTTCAATCGCGGGCAAGGCGGGCACCCGAGAAGTCGATCACATGCCTGCGGGTGCGACCGGTGCGCGCGGTCACCGGATGCGCGTGACTTCCGTCATGGGGTACGCCGGATGCTCACCAGCGCCACCGGATGCCCAACGATCCCGGGCCGAAGCCGCGACGTCGGTGATGCAGCGTGGTCAGCCCCGTGATGTCGACCGGCTCGATCCTGGATCCGTCGTCGGCGTCGTGCCAGTAGACATCGGCGGATGCCGGCAACCGGGCGGGGTCGAACTGGACCCAGATCAGCACCTCCTGCATCCGACGCACGACGTGGTGTTCGTAGCAGTCGTCGGACACGCCGGGGAACTCCAGCTCGTGCTCGACCACGATCTCCTCGCCCCAGCGAACGGGCCGATCGGCAGCGATCCGCGCCGCCAGCATGTTCGGGGTGTCGGAGAGGATCTGCTCGACCGTCCCACCGCGGACGAGGCCGATGGTGGGCACGGTCTCGTCGGGATCGCTCGGCACGTAGATCAGCGGCAGCGCGTCGGCCCGATCGTGCTGGCAGCGCCACAGGGTCCGGGTCGAGACCCGGCGCAGGGCGCGATCGGCATCGATCCGGAGCACAACATGGGTGCTCAGGTCGATCATGCCCCAACCGTCGCCGAAGCCCAGGCGCCGCAGCGCATCGCCGATGCTGTCGGCATGCATGGCGGCGATGTCGGGTATCGGGGCGGACGCACCGTCGGGCCCCACGCGCCGCGATGGACCCAACCGGTTGCGCAGGTGCCCGGGCTCGAGCCGCAGCAGCGATTCGATCTGGTCGAGCGCGTCCAGCGAGGCCAGGCGTTCGGGCCGGCTGCGCCCGGACCGCCAGTAGCTCAGGGTCGCCAGGCTGACCGGCGTACCGCGATCGGCCAGGCGGCTGCGCAACCACTCCAGGGTCCGGCCCTGCGAGGTCAGCGCGCGGGCGAATGCGGTCGGGAAATCGTTCTCGGCCGGTCGGCGCAGGCGGTGCGGGTCGGGTGCGTTCACATTGCGGGCCCGCGGTAAGTGAAGAGCCAGCGATTAGCGTTCTCGGGAGCGGGGTGTCGGGGAGCTGAACGGATGGGCTGCGCTGAACCCGACGTTCGTTCGGGGGGACTCGTCCGGCACCTCGCTTCCGCCGTGCACCATTGTGCAGCAGGAGTAGGAACTGCTGTCATGTGACGCAGATTACGGGTTGTGCGGTGAGTCGCTGCCCGACCCCGGCGGCGGTACGCCGAACTCCGGCCGGGTCGCCGACCCGCCCCCCAGCAACTGCTCCCGCAGGATGTCGCCGTGCCCGGCGTGCCGCGCGAGCTCGCGGATCATGTGCAACATGATCCAGCACAGCGAGACCGTGCCGATCCGCTCGTGGTGCACCTCGTGGTCGAGGTCGAACTCGGCGGCGATCTCGCGGCTACGGGCGCAGGCCCGCTCGAACGCCGCGGTCGCCTCGTCGAGCGTCAGGCCCTCGGGTGTGGCGAAGCTGGCGTCGTCGCCGTAGCCGTAGCCGTCCCACTCCGACTCCGGCAGCGCCGCCAACCGGCGCTGGAACCAGGATCGCTCCGCGGCCGCGGCGTGGGTGAGCAGCGCGAGCGGGGTGGTCAGCGAGGGCACCAGCCTGCGGCGCGCGTCGGCATCGGACAGCCCGCGGACGCTCGCCACCAGCTCGGCCCGGTTGTCGTCGAGCATCGCCTCGAGCAGTTCGCGATCGGCCCCCGTCGTGATCATGGGCAGGGAGTCTGCCGTATCGGAACGGCCGGGGCTACTCCTCTCGCCCGAGCACGGACTCCTGGCTCGGCACCTGGTCCTGCCGCAGCACGCCGACCGGGCAACTGACGCCGTTGGGGCCGTGGTTGCAGTAGCCGCCTGGGTTCTTGATCAGATACTGCTGGTGATAGTCCTCGGCCCAGTAGAACGGGCTCGCCTCGACGATCTCGGTGGTGATCGTGCCGAAGCCGGCGTCGGTGAACCGTTGCTGGTAGAGATCGCGCACGCGCTCCGCGGTGGCGAACTGCTCGGGGGTGGTGGTCAGGATCAGCGAGCGGTACTGCGTACCCACGTCATTTCCCTGCCGCATCCCCTGGGTGGGGTTGTGGTTTTCGAAGAAGACCTTCAGCAGTTCCTCGAAGCTGACCCGGTTCGGGTCGTAGGCGACCTTGACGACCTCGGCGTCGCCGGTACGCCCGGAGCAGACCTCCTCATAGGTCGGGTTCGGGGTGAACCCGCCCTGGTAGCCGACCCCGGTATTGGTCACCCCGTCGGTGAGCCAGTACAGGCGCTCCGCGCCCCAGAAACAGCCCATCCCGAAGTAGGCGACCTCGGACCCCTCGGGCACCTCGTCGAGCGGGATCCCGTAGGCGAGGTGCTTCGGGATCGGGGCCAGCACCGGGGTGTCGCGCCCGGGCAGCGCGCGGTCGGCCGTGACCATCTCGGGGGTGAAGTTGCGGAAGAGCATGCCTCCAGTCTGCACCCGCCGCCAAGGCTGCGCAGCCGCGGGCGATAGGTTTTCGGCGGAGGTGGGAGATGGCGGAGTCGATTGCGTCGCGGGCCAGTGGTCCCCGCGCGATCCGCCACGACCGGCCCAACATCATGGTCGTCTGCGTCGACCAGATGCGCGGCGACGCGCTGTCCTCGGCCGGTCATCCCGTGGTTCGTACGCCACACCTGGACGAGCTGGCCGGCGAGGGAACGCGGTACGCCCGGGCGTACTCCGCGACGCCGACCTGCGTTCCGGCCCGGGTGGGGTTGTTCACCGGTCAGTCGCAGGAGCGGCACGGGCGCTACGGCTATCGGGAGGGCGTGCCGTTCGCGGACGCGCACCCCGTGACGATGCAGGCGGTGCTGCGCGAGCACGGCTACCAGACCCAGGCGATCGGCAAGATGCACGTCTTTCCCGAGCGGTCGCGCTGCGGCTTCGACGATGTTCGGCTGCACGACGGATTCCTGCACTTCTCCCGGCGCTACGGCGGGCGCAATCTTGCCGCGCACGACGACTATCTGGCCTGGCTCCGTCGCCAGCCCGAGGTCGGGCCGGACGCGGACGGCTTCGGTGACGGGGTCGGGCCGAACTCGATGGTCGCGGTGCCGTGGACGCTGCCCGAGCGGCTGCACCCGACGAACTGGGTCGCCCAGGAGACCGTCGACTGGTTGGCGCGACGCGATCCGACGGTGCCGTTCTTCTGCTACGTGTCGTTCCACCGCCCGCACGCGCCGTTCAATCCGCCGCGGTGGGCCTTCGACCAGTACCTGCACGGTCCGCGCACCGAACCGCCGCGCGGGGACTGGATCGACGATTTTGCCGAGTTTCGCCGCGATGATCATCACCAGACCGTCATGGGTCGGCTCGACCCGCAGACCCGGCACCGCGCGGTTGCCGGTTACCACGGCAACATCAGTCACCTCGACCTGCAGATCAACCGGATCCGCGAGGCGCTCGCCGATCATGAGCTGCTCGACGACACCGTGATCATCTTCACCTCCGACCACGGCGAGATGCTCGGTGATCATGACATGTATCGCAAGAGCGTCGGCTACGAGGGCAGTGCGCGGGTGCCGCTGATCGTCCGGCCGGCGCCGCGGTTCAGCCCGGAGGCACCGCGCGGTCAGGTACGCAGCGAGGTCACCGAGCTGCGCGACATCGCACCGACGGTGCTGGAGTTCGCCGGTGTGGCGGCGCCGCCGTCGATGGACGGGGCGAGCCTGGCGCCGGGCGCGGTCGGCGGCGAGGTGGCCCGGTGGCGTGATCATCTGCACGGCGAGCACGTGCATTTCGATCAGTCCCTGCAGTGGGTGACCGACGGCCGGCGGAAGTTCTTGTGGGCATCGGCGAAGGGCATCGAGCAGTTCTTCGACCTCGAGGCCGACCCGCACGAGCTGCACAATCTGATCGACGACCCCGCGCGCTCGGACGAGATCGCGCTCTGGCGCCGGCGGCTGGTGGACGACCTGACCGGGCGCGAGGAGGGCTTCGTCGCCGACGCGGCGCTGGTCCCCGGCCGCGCGGTGCGTACCGAACGCTCCGACATCGCCGCCCTCGCCGACGCCTGGCCGGGCTGAGCACCGCCGCCCTCGGACCGCCCCGCCGCCGGCGGCTCAGATCGTCAGCAGCGTCCGGCCGATTGCGCGGCGCTCCTCGATCGTGCGGTGGGCCTCGGCGGCGTCGGCGAGCGGGAACGTCTGGCCGATGGTGACCGCGAGCTCGCCGGTGCGGGCGAGCTCCAGCGCCTCGTCGGCCAGGCCGGGCTCGGCCGCGTTGATCTTGCCGAGGTCGACGACGCGGATCCGCGGATCGTCCACGGCGGCGAACCCGCCCGATGCGGCGCCGTAGCCGACCAGTGCGCCGCCGTCGGCGAGCAGGCCCGCCGCCGCGCGGCCGACGTCGCCGCCCGCGCCGTCGAAGACGACCTGCGGCCGGGCCGACACCGCGTCGCTCCACCGCGGGTCGGTGCTCGCCACGATCTCGCTCGCGCCGAGCGCGCGCAGGCGTTCGCCCTTGGCGGCGCTGCCGACGGCGGCGATCACCTCGGCGCCGGCGCGCACCGCGAGCTGGGTGAGCAGCGTCCCGAGCCCGCCCGAGGCCGCGGTGATCAACACGGTGTCGCCCGCGGCGACGTCGACCGCGCGCCAGGCGGCGAGCGCGGTCTTGCCGTCGTGCACCAGGGCGGTGGCCAGGTCGAGGCCGAGCCCCGCGGGTACGCGGGTCAGGTCGTCGGCCTGCGCGAGGGCGCGCTCGGCGTACCCGCCGACCGGGACGCGGCCGCCGACCCGGGCGGTGACGGTGGCCCCGACCAGGCCGTCGTCGACGCCCGCGCCCACGGCCGCGACGGTGCCGCCGACGCCGCCGCCCGGGACATAGGGCGCGGTGATCTTGAAGTAGTCGGCGCCCCAGCCGCTGCGCAGCCGCACGTCGAGGAACATCACGTCGGCGAAAACGGTGTTGATCACCACCTGACCGGCGCCCGGCTCCGCGGCCGGCACCTCCCGGGGCCGCAATACGTCCGGCGGGCCGAACTCCTCGACGATGATCGCTCGGATGGCCGCCGTGGGCGCGGTAGGTGTCGTCATGGCAGCGACGCTAGGAGCTCAACCACGCTGGAGGTCAACCCGCGCACTCGCGCCGCGGATCAGGAGCCCGGGTAGCTGCCGAAGGACCACAGGTTGCCCTCGGCGTCGCGGACCGTGGCCCCGCGGCCGCCGTAGTCCATGTCGGTCGGCGCCTGCACCGAGGACGCGCCCGCCGCCAGCGCCGACGCATGCACCGCATCGACCGCGGCGTCGTCGGGGCACACGCAGTAGCAGGCGCCCCGCCCGACGGTCGCGGCACGGTCGGCGTCGCCCTCGTCCCCGCGGCGGGCAGCGCCGAACATCACCCCGCCCGTGTCCCGCCAGTCGAACTGCGCGTGCACGACGGTGCCGGCGCCGTCGCGATACACCCCCGCCTCGGCGAACCCGACCGCGGTGAGGAACGCGATCGCCGCGTCCGGGTCGTCGAAGGCGAATGCTGCAAAGAGTTGTCTGCTCATGGCGCCAGCGTGCCCGCGCCGCGGGCCGGCCGGCTTGGACGAATGGGCATCAGGCCAGGTGGTACGCCGAGGCGCGCAACTGTCCCGGGCTGCGCTCGGCCAGCGCCGCGTACTCCCTGGACAGGTGCGCCTGGTCGAAGAACCCGGCGCTCGCGGCGAGCTCGGCCAGCGGTCTCCCCGCGGCGAGCAGCCGCCGGCTGCGGTCGAACCGGGTGACCCGAGCGGCCTGCTTCGGCGAGACGCCGTACTCGGCGCGGAACTCGCGGGTCAGCCGGCGCCGCCCCCAACCGATCCGGGTGGCCAGCTCGTCGATCCGAACGGTGCCGCCGGTGCGCTGCAACAGCGCCCAGGCGCGGGCCAGCTCGGGGCCGATCGCGTGCGCCGGGTCGGTGGTGGACCGGGCCAGCAGCGCCAGCAGGTGTCGTTCCAGGCGACGCACCCGCTCGCCGCCATCGAGGCTGGCCAGCTCGGCGTGCAGGCCCGCGCCGATGCCGACCGGGAGGTCCTCGTGGCGTACCAGCTCACCGGCCAGCGCGCCCGCCGGCAGGCCGAGCAGCGCGCGCGAGCCGAGCGGGGTCAGCGCAAGCTGGATGCCGTGCTGCGCGCCGTGAGTGCGGATCAGCGCGGGGGTGGTGTGCAGGCCGGATGCGCAGGTCCAGAAGTCGCCGCGACCGGCCGGCCGGCCCAGCCAGCCGGCGTCGAGCGGCTCGTCGAAGGACAGCACGACCGTGATCGTCGGCGACGGCAGGCCGTGATGCACCGCGCGGGGGTCCAGACGCGCGCGGTAGCCGACCAGCGACGCAACATGGGCCGCAGCGCCGGGTGCAGGACGTGGTCGCGCTCCACGGCGGCAGGCTAACTCGACTCAGGCCCGCTGCGCGTCGAGCGACCAGTCGATCGGGTCCGCGCCCTGCCGTTCGAGGAGTTCGTTGACCCGGGAGAACGGCCGGGAGCCGAAGAAGCCCGCGTGCGCCGACAGCGGCGAGGGGTGCGGGCTGGCCACGTGCGGCACCGACCCGAGCATCGGGATCAGCGACTGGGCGTCGCGGCCCCACAGGATCGCGACCAGCGGTCCGCCGCGCTCCACCAGCGCCTCGATCGCTCGCTGGGTGATCACCTCCCAGCCCTTCCCGCGATGCGCCGCCGACCGGCCGGGCTGCACGGTGAGTACCCGGTTGAGCAGCAACACGCCCTGGTCGAACCACGGGGTCAGGTCGCCCGATTCCGCGGGCGGCACGCCAAGATCATCGTGCAGCTCGCGGTAGATGTTGATCAACGACTTGGGCAACGGCCGCACGTCGGGGGCCACCGAGAAGCTCAGGCCGACCGGGTGGCCCGGCGTGGGGTAGGGATCCTGGCCGACCACCAGCACGCGTACTCGCTCCAGCGGCAGGGTGAAGGCCCGCAGCACGGCATCGCCGGCCGGCAGGTAGCCCCGGCCGGCGGCGTTCTCGGCCCGCAGGAAGTCGCCCATCGTGGCGATCCGGTCGGCCACCGGGTGGAGCGCTGCCGCCCAGTCGGGCGCGATCAGCTCGGACAGTGGTCGTTTCATCTCGTCCCTTTCGTCGCGGGCTCAGGTTCGGGTACGCCGGGCGGCATCCGCGTCGCGAGGGCGGATGACATGATCAACAACACCGCACCCACCGCGAACGCGGCCGGCATCGAGAACGCGTCGGCCAGTGCGCCCGCGACCAGCGGGCCGATGATCGCCCCGATGTCGGCGCACATCGAGAACACGGCGACCGGCTGGCCGCTGTTCGGCCCGGCCGCGTCCCCGACCGCCGCCGCCGGCGCGGTGCCGAGCAGCGCCGCGCCCAGGCTGAAGATCACGAACACCCCGGTCAGCACCCACAGATCCGGCGCGAACGCGATTGCGGCCGCGGACAACCCGCAGATCAGGCCGCCGGCGATCATGGCCGGTCGGCGACCGATCGTGTCGACGAACCGGCCGGCCGGGCCGAGCGCAAGGGTCTGGGCGACGGCGGCGATCGCGAAGGCAATGCCCGCGTCGGCGGGCGAGCGGTGCAACGACTCCACCACGAGGACCGGAACCAACGAGCTGCGTACCCCGAAGGCATTCCAGCCCTGAGCGAAATTGGTCGCGCAGGCCGCCTGGAAGCGGGCGTCGCCGAGCACGGTACGCAGGGGCACCCCGGGCCGAGACGTCGAGGCGCCCGCGTGCACCGGCGGGCGGAGCAGCGCGAGCCCGACGGTGCCCGCGACCGCCAGCGTCGCCGCGTAGAAGAAGAACGGTGCGGTCAGCGAGATGGTGGCGAGCAGGCTGCCGAGCGCCGGGCCGGCCATGCCGCCGAGCAGGAACCCGGACTGGAAGAAGCCGGCGGCGCGGCCCCGCATGGTCGCCGGGACCGAGCGCAGCAGCAGGGTCATCGCCGAGACGGTGAACATCGCCGAGCCGATCCCGCCCAGGCCGCGCATGATCAACAACTGCGGATAGCTCTGGGCGAGGCCGGCCGCGGCGCTCGAGGCCGCGACGACGAATACGCCGGTCGCCAGCACGGCGCGCTCGGAGAAGCGTCGCAGCAGCCGCGCCGCGAGCGGGCTGGTGAGCAGCCGCAGCAGTGCGAATGCGGAGATGACGGCACCCGCCTCGAGGTTGCCGATCCCGAAGGATTTCGCGAAGACCGGCAGGACCGGCACCAGCACGCCGAAGCCGACGGCAACGCTGAAGGCGATCAGGGCCAGCACGAAGACATCGCGGGGGAGGGTGGAGCGATCGCGTACCCACCCTCGGACCCGCCCCCTCACTTCGCCGAGGCTAGCCCAACCCGTGCGGTCCCGGAGATTGCCCTGAACCGGCACCACAGGCGGACCCGCGGCGGATTTCGGCTCTCTAGACTCGGGCCCATGAGTTCATCGGAGCTGGACCCGATCCTCGACGACCTCGCCGCCGGGCGGATCGATTCCGCCGAGGCGGCGCGCCGGATCGAGCAGGTACGCGGTGCCGCGGACGGCCCGGCAGGCGAGCCGAGGCGGGCCCGGTCGGCCGCCTGGTCGGGCACCGTGCCGCCCGACGAGGAGGATCTTCGGCCCCGGCCGGAGGCCGAGCCCACGGACGACCGGGCGAGCGACGCCGCCGCTGGCGACCGGACGAGCGACGCCGAGCCCGCTGGCGACCGGGCGAGCGACGCCGAGCCCGTGGTCGAGCAGCGCAGCGAGGAGGAGCTCGGCCGGGCGCAGCGCCCGGGCCTCGCCCGCGAGGACTTCAGCCAGCCGTCGCCCGAAGAGCCTGCCGGCGAGACCGAGAACCAGCCCGACGATGATCAACAGTCACCGGAGCAGCACGCTGCCGGGGAGCAGACCGGCACCGGGCGCGCCGGCGCCGAGCAGTCCTGGTTCGACCTCGCGCGGCAGGGATTCGATCGGCTGCGGCACGAGGCGGAGGAGGGGCTCGGACGGCTGCGGCACGAGGCCGAGACGCGCTTTTCCGAGCGACCGGCCGGGGCGGGCGCGGACGAGTTCACCCGGCCGGCGCCGCGGGGACCGGGCGCTCGCCCGGGAGGGGTGCGGCGGGTCTCGATCCGGGTCGTCGGCCGGCGGGTACGCGTGCTGGGCGACCCGGGTGTGACCACGGCCGAGGTCGACGGCCAGCACGTGCTGCGGCGCAGCGGCGATGTCGTGGAGATCATCAGCGAGGGCGATGTCGGCCCGTCGATGCAGGGGTTCAGCCTGTTCCGACCGCCGCGCAGCTTCGACGACGTGAAGTCGATGGGCCTGGGCAAGGAGCTCGTCGTCCGGATCAACCCCGAGCTGGTGCTGGACGCCGAGGTGACGGGTGGCTCCCTGCGTACCGAATCGATCGATCTGCTCGGCAAGGTCCGGGTGACCGTGGGCGGCGCCCGGCTGATCGGCATCGCCGAGGCCGAGGACGTGCTGATCCAGGCCGGCCCCGGCACCGTCACGGGCACGATCACCACCGGCCGGTCCCGCGTCCGCTGTGAATCCGGCAGTCTCACCGTCGCCCTCGGGGCCGACTCCAATGTCACCGTGCACGCGGAGAGCCAGCTCGGCCGGGTCGGCTGGGCCGGCGAGCACACGGGTGCC harbors:
- a CDS encoding DinB family protein, yielding MITTGADRELLEAMLDDNRAELVASVRGLSDADARRRLVPSLTTPLALLTHAAAAERSWFQRRLAALPESEWDGYGYGDDASFATPEGLTLDEATAAFERACARSREIAAEFDLDHEVHHERIGTVSLCWIMLHMIRELARHAGHGDILREQLLGGGSATRPEFGVPPPGSGSDSPHNP
- a CDS encoding zinc-binding dehydrogenase is translated as MTTPTAPTAAIRAIIVEEFGPPDVLRPREVPAAEPGAGQVVINTVFADVMFLDVRLRSGWGADYFKITAPYVPGGGVGGTVAAVGAGVDDGLVGATVTARVGGRVPVGGYAERALAQADDLTRVPAGLGLDLATALVHDGKTALAAWRAVDVAAGDTVLITAASGGLGTLLTQLAVRAGAEVIAAVGSAAKGERLRALGASEIVASTDPRWSDAVSARPQVVFDGAGGDVGRAAAGLLADGGALVGYGAASGGFAAVDDPRIRVVDLGKINAAEPGLADEALELARTGELAVTIGQTFPLADAAEAHRTIEERRAIGRTLLTI
- a CDS encoding TetR family transcriptional regulator — translated: MPPDAPERIRRAAVELFGERGYAGTTVRAIAERADVSPGLVIHHFGGKERLRAACDELVAEAIRAKAPILEGVDLPDPAALRDLQAEAEPLRAYLVRMIGEGGAGADALFARMVELTEGMLAAGERAGTVRPSDDSRARTAMLVAYSLAAPLLGGQLASYLGYRDPRDAALQHRLGRASVEVLVRGMFTDERLLALITAMGDNPEPGIGRKTDADSDPEQPDSNPADRR
- a CDS encoding VOC family protein, with translation MSRQLFAAFAFDDPDAAIAFLTAVGFAEAGVYRDGAGTVVHAQFDWRDTGGVMFGAARRGDEGDADRAATVGRGACYCVCPDDAAVDAVHASALAAGASSVQAPTDMDYGGRGATVRDAEGNLWSFGSYPGS
- the msrA gene encoding peptide-methionine (S)-S-oxide reductase MsrA; amino-acid sequence: MLFRNFTPEMVTADRALPGRDTPVLAPIPKHLAYGIPLDEVPEGSEVAYFGMGCFWGAERLYWLTDGVTNTGVGYQGGFTPNPTYEEVCSGRTGDAEVVKVAYDPNRVSFEELLKVFFENHNPTQGMRQGNDVGTQYRSLILTTTPEQFATAERVRDLYQQRFTDAGFGTITTEIVEASPFYWAEDYHQQYLIKNPGGYCNHGPNGVSCPVGVLRQDQVPSQESVLGREE
- a CDS encoding MFS transporter, with the protein product MRGRVRGWVRDRSTLPRDVFVLALIAFSVAVGFGVLVPVLPVFAKSFGIGNLEAGAVISAFALLRLLTSPLAARLLRRFSERAVLATGVFVVAASSAAAGLAQSYPQLLIMRGLGGIGSAMFTVSAMTLLLRSVPATMRGRAAGFFQSGFLLGGMAGPALGSLLATISLTAPFFFYAATLAVAGTVGLALLRPPVHAGASTSRPGVPLRTVLGDARFQAACATNFAQGWNAFGVRSSLVPVLVVESLHRSPADAGIAFAIAAVAQTLALGPAGRFVDTIGRRPAMIAGGLICGLSAAAIAFAPDLWVLTGVFVIFSLGAALLGTAPAAAVGDAAGPNSGQPVAVFSMCADIGAIIGPLVAGALADAFSMPAAFAVGAVLLIMSSALATRMPPGVPEPEPATKGTR
- a CDS encoding uracil-DNA glycosylase encodes the protein MKRPLSELIAPDWAAALHPVADRIATMGDFLRAENAAGRGYLPAGDAVLRAFTLPLERVRVLVVGQDPYPTPGHPVGLSFSVAPDVRPLPKSLINIYRELHDDLGVPPAESGDLTPWFDQGVLLLNRVLTVQPGRSAAHRGKGWEVITQRAIEALVERGGPLVAILWGRDAQSLIPMLGSVPHVASPHPSPLSAHAGFFGSRPFSRVNELLERQGADPIDWSLDAQRA
- a CDS encoding helix-turn-helix domain-containing protein, with protein sequence MHHGLPSPTITVVLSFDEPLDAGWLGRPAGRGDFWTCASGLHTTPALIRTHGAQHGIQLALTPLGSRALLGLPAGALAGELVRHEDLPVGIGAGLHAELASLDGGERVRRLERHLLALLARSTTDPAHAIGPELARAWALLQRTGGTVRIDELATRIGWGRRRLTREFRAEYGVSPKQAARVTRFDRSRRLLAAGRPLAELAASAGFFDQAHLSREYAALAERSPGQLRASAYHLA
- a CDS encoding arylsulfatase, coding for MAESIASRASGPRAIRHDRPNIMVVCVDQMRGDALSSAGHPVVRTPHLDELAGEGTRYARAYSATPTCVPARVGLFTGQSQERHGRYGYREGVPFADAHPVTMQAVLREHGYQTQAIGKMHVFPERSRCGFDDVRLHDGFLHFSRRYGGRNLAAHDDYLAWLRRQPEVGPDADGFGDGVGPNSMVAVPWTLPERLHPTNWVAQETVDWLARRDPTVPFFCYVSFHRPHAPFNPPRWAFDQYLHGPRTEPPRGDWIDDFAEFRRDDHHQTVMGRLDPQTRHRAVAGYHGNISHLDLQINRIREALADHELLDDTVIIFTSDHGEMLGDHDMYRKSVGYEGSARVPLIVRPAPRFSPEAPRGQVRSEVTELRDIAPTVLEFAGVAAPPSMDGASLAPGAVGGEVARWRDHLHGEHVHFDQSLQWVTDGRRKFLWASAKGIEQFFDLEADPHELHNLIDDPARSDEIALWRRRLVDDLTGREEGFVADAALVPGRAVRTERSDIAALADAWPG